The Vitis riparia cultivar Riparia Gloire de Montpellier isolate 1030 chromosome 10, EGFV_Vit.rip_1.0, whole genome shotgun sequence genome includes a region encoding these proteins:
- the LOC117923950 gene encoding peroxisome biogenesis protein 1-like produces MHEFLPVAMRDITKSASEGGRSGWEDVGGLVDIRNAIKEMIELPSKFPSIFAQSPLRLRSNVLLYGPPGCGKTHIVGAAAAACSLRFISVKGPELLNKYIGASEQAVRDIFLKASAASPCLLFFDEFDSIAPKRGHDNTGVTDRVVNQFLTELDGVEVLTGVFVFAATSRPDLLDAALLRPGRLDRLLFCDFPSRRERLDILTVLSKKLPLADDVAMDAIAYMTEGFSGADLQALLSDAQLAAVHEVLATADNKEPGKMPVITDALLKSVASKARPSVSDAEKERLYTIYNQFLDSKKSTAQSRDAKGKRATLA; encoded by the exons ATGCATGAGTTTCTGCCAGTTGCGATGCGCGATATTACTAAATCTGCCTCTGAAGGTGGTCGCTCTGGGTGGGAGGATGTTGGTGGTCTTGTTGATATTAGAAATGCTATTAAAGAG ATGATTGAATTACCTTCAAAATTTCCAAGTATCTTTGCACAATCTCCTTTAAGGCTGCGGTCAAATGTTCTCTTATATGGCCCTCCTGGCTGTGGAAAAACACACATTGTTggtgctgctgctgctgcttgTTCATTAAGATTTATATCAGTGAAAGGGCCTGAACTTCTGAATAAATATATTGGTGCTTCTGAGCAAGCT GTTCGAGACATATTCTTAAAAGCATCTGCTGCATCACCATGCCTTCTCTTTTTTGATGAATTTGATTCCATTGCACCAAAAAGGGGGCATGACAACACTGGAGTCACTGATCGTGTTGTTAATCAA TTTCTGACTGAATTGGATGGTGTGGAAGTTTTGACTGGTGTTTTTGTGTTTGCTGCAACTAG TAGACCAGATTTACTTGATGCTGCACTGTTGCGACCTGGTAGGCTAGATCGCCTTCTTTTCTGTGATTTCCCATCTCGGCGTGAGAGGTTGGATATTCTTACAGTTCTTTCTAAAAAG CTACCATTAGCTGATGATGTTGCCATGGACGCCATAGCTTATATGACAGAAGGATTCAGTGGAGCTGATCTCCAAGCTCTTCTCTCCGATGCACAGCTAGCAGCAGTTCATGAGGTTCTGGCGACTGCAGATAACAAAGAGCCTGGAAAAATGCCAGTCATTACGGATGCCCTTCTGAAATCTGTTGCTTCCAAAGCAAGACCATCCGTCTCAGATGCTGAGAAGGAGAGATTGTATACCATTTACAACCAGTTTCTAGATTCAAAGAAATCAACTGCACAG TCAAGGGATGCAAAAGGCAAAAGGGCAACCCTAGCATAG